One window of Brachybacterium ginsengisoli genomic DNA carries:
- a CDS encoding Gfo/Idh/MocA family protein, with the protein MKDLRIGVVGFGARHYLSLHAHKPGEGSAITVVADPEEGRRAKARETLGEDVATVDSVEQLLADHEVDAVMILAPDFAHAEVALATLGAGIPTFCEKPMAIGLEDADAMLALAQEKRSRLYIGHNMRHMPVVRQMKAIVDSGRIGRVRAIWCRHFVGAGGDFYFKDWHAERAKSMSLLLQKGAHDIDVIHWLAGGYTRRVSGIGDLAVYGDIADRRDNSDRLMGDWYDEDIWPPTAQKELNPVIDVEDISMIQMRLDNGVLASYQQCHFTPDYFRNYTVIGDAGRIENMGDGSGDQIHLWESRRSGPGRPDAVEVIARADGGHGGADPSLVAEFLGFVRHGGTTDVSAVAAREAVATGVYGAESIRHDGIPYDVPPVSDEVRRYFDEGQA; encoded by the coding sequence ATGAAAGACCTCCGCATCGGCGTCGTCGGCTTCGGCGCCCGCCACTACCTCTCCCTGCACGCCCACAAGCCGGGCGAGGGCTCCGCGATCACCGTCGTGGCCGATCCCGAGGAGGGGCGCCGGGCGAAGGCCCGCGAGACGCTCGGCGAGGACGTCGCGACCGTCGACTCCGTCGAACAGCTGCTGGCCGACCACGAGGTCGACGCGGTCATGATCCTGGCCCCGGACTTCGCCCATGCCGAGGTCGCGCTCGCGACTCTCGGGGCGGGGATCCCGACCTTCTGCGAGAAGCCGATGGCGATCGGCCTCGAGGACGCAGACGCCATGCTCGCGCTGGCCCAGGAGAAGCGGTCGCGGCTGTACATCGGCCACAACATGCGCCACATGCCGGTGGTGCGCCAGATGAAGGCGATCGTGGACTCGGGCCGCATCGGCCGCGTGCGGGCGATCTGGTGCCGGCACTTCGTGGGCGCCGGTGGCGACTTCTACTTCAAGGACTGGCACGCCGAGCGGGCGAAGTCCATGAGCCTGCTGCTGCAGAAGGGCGCCCACGACATCGATGTCATCCACTGGCTGGCCGGCGGGTACACCCGTCGTGTCTCGGGGATCGGCGACCTGGCCGTGTACGGGGACATCGCCGACCGTCGGGACAACTCCGACCGGCTCATGGGGGACTGGTACGACGAGGACATCTGGCCGCCCACCGCCCAGAAGGAGCTCAACCCCGTCATCGACGTCGAGGACATCTCCATGATCCAGATGCGTCTGGACAACGGGGTGCTCGCCTCCTATCAGCAGTGCCACTTCACCCCCGACTACTTCCGCAACTACACGGTGATCGGGGACGCCGGCCGGATCGAGAACATGGGCGACGGCAGCGGCGACCAGATCCATCTGTGGGAGTCCCGCCGGTCCGGTCCGGGTCGACCGGACGCGGTCGAGGTCATCGCCCGGGCCGACGGCGGCCACGGCGGGGCGGATCCCAGCCTCGTCGCCGAGTTCCTGGGCTTCGTGCGCCACGGCGGCACCACGGACGTCTCCGCCGTCGCCGCCCGCGAGGCCGTGGCCACCGGGGTGTACGGCGCCGAGTCGATCCGTCACGACGGCATCCCCTACGACGTGCCGCCGGTCAGCGACGAGGTCCGTCGCTACTTCGACGAGGGCCAGGCCTGA
- a CDS encoding ABC transporter permease, which yields MTTRSTAQPEAPPAAPAPANEPHPGSDSSGASRGRPPRSLRSRLRRDWQMLVLMIPGALALLLFFYIPIFGNVIAFQDYQPYYTISEAPFVGLTKFVELFQDDRFGLALRNTLIYAAFQLVLFFPLPILLALIVDSMMSQRLRKAFQSIVYLPHFLSWVLVIALFQQMLGGAGLINQAMVRSGLDPIPFMTNSDSFALLIVAEVAWKDAGWGMIIFLAALASIDQSLYESAASDGAGRFRRTWHITLPGMRPVIVLLLILNLGSILTVGFEQFILQRDAVGADTAEVLDTYSYYTGVIGGDWSIGAAAGLAKGIVGTILILLANKVAHLLGEDGIYRGRPQ from the coding sequence GTGACGACGCGAAGCACTGCTCAGCCGGAGGCGCCACCCGCCGCACCGGCTCCGGCGAACGAGCCTCACCCCGGCTCCGACAGCAGCGGGGCGTCCCGCGGGCGCCCGCCGCGATCCCTCCGCTCCCGGCTGCGGCGCGACTGGCAGATGCTGGTGCTGATGATCCCCGGGGCTCTCGCGCTGCTGCTCTTCTTCTACATCCCGATCTTCGGAAACGTCATCGCCTTCCAGGACTACCAGCCCTATTACACGATCTCCGAGGCGCCGTTCGTGGGCCTGACGAAGTTCGTGGAGCTGTTCCAGGACGATCGCTTCGGGCTCGCGCTGCGCAACACGCTGATCTACGCGGCCTTCCAGCTAGTGCTCTTCTTCCCGCTGCCGATCCTGCTCGCGCTGATCGTCGACTCGATGATGAGCCAGCGGCTGCGCAAGGCGTTCCAGTCCATCGTGTACCTGCCCCACTTCCTCTCCTGGGTGCTGGTCATCGCGCTCTTCCAGCAGATGCTGGGCGGCGCGGGCCTGATCAACCAGGCGATGGTGCGCTCCGGCCTGGACCCCATCCCGTTCATGACGAACTCGGACAGCTTCGCGCTGCTGATCGTCGCGGAGGTGGCCTGGAAGGATGCCGGCTGGGGAATGATCATCTTCCTCGCCGCGCTCGCCTCGATCGACCAGTCGCTCTACGAGTCCGCGGCCTCCGACGGCGCCGGGCGCTTCCGCCGCACCTGGCACATCACCCTGCCCGGCATGCGCCCGGTGATCGTGCTGCTGCTGATCCTGAACCTCGGCTCGATCCTCACCGTCGGCTTCGAGCAGTTCATCCTCCAGCGCGACGCCGTCGGCGCGGACACCGCCGAGGTGCTGGACACCTACTCGTACTACACCGGCGTGATCGGCGGCGACTGGTCGATCGGCGCCGCCGCCGGCCTCGCCAAGGGCATCGTCGGCACGATCCTCATCCTCCTGGCCAACAAGGTCGCCCACCTGCTCGGTGAGGACGGCATCTACCGCGGGAGGCCCCAGTGA